Below is a window of Impatiens glandulifera chromosome 2, dImpGla2.1, whole genome shotgun sequence DNA.
AGTCAGGGTGAAACTAAAATACAAGATCTGCATTATCAGGTGCCGATGCTTAGGAACCTAGAGCATTTGGCATGTTACTATGTAACTGGGAGCTACAAGAATCAAGACTGGCAATACTGTTTGATGAACAAGAACAACAGGAACCTGGCTTACATTGTTTCATTTCTACCTTATTATTGGAGAGCTATGCAGGTTTAAATTAAGTCCAAAACCTGTTCGTTTAAATGGAAGAAAATGTTAtcagtaattatttttttacggATGGTTGGCAGTGTGCACGAAGATGGTACGATGAAGGGGAAGCGACTCATCTTGTCAATTTAGGAAAGTATGTATCCGCTATGGTGGCTGCTGGATCTAAAATGGCCTACGACAACGAAAAGAATGCAGGATGGCTTTCCCTACTTTTGATCGCCTCAACAGTTGCGACTTTTTACCAACTGTATTGGGATTTTGTCAAAGACTGGGGCTTGCTGCAATCTGGGTCTAAGAACCCGTGGTTGAGGGATAACCTGATTCTTCGTCGAAAATGGATTTACTACTTATCCATGGTACAACTGATTTCATTTTTAGAATATTGtctttcataaattaattaaataaataaataaaatgattgttATAATATTTCAGGGATTGAACCTAATTCTGAGGCTTGCTTGGCTGCAAAGTGTTGTCCATTATAACTTGAGGAATGTTGACTATAGAATAACAGAACTTGTTTTAGCAGGGCTTGAGGTGATTAGAAGAGGGCAATGGAACTTCTACCGATTGGAGAATGAACATATAACTAATGCAGGAAGATTTAGAGATGTGAATACAGTTCCACTTCCTTttaatgattgatgattttgaaattatcaaatttaCTTTTGAAATTACAGGCCATACCCATGTCAAATTTAGTTCTTATATCGATAAATGCTTACACATAGAATCTTAAAAATACCTGCAACTCGAACAGGTCGAATCATAATTATCCAGAAAAATTACTACACACAGAATAGGACGTGGAATGTGTGGTGCAGCTTGCTGAAGAGCTTTGAAGGGTGATGATGATGCGTCCTAGTTGTAGTAGTAGTAGTTAGATGTGAAGGCTGTGTGGGCTGTTCATTTTCCAATTCGGTTTCTGGTTTCTTCTCTTTGTTCTTTCTCCTGAGTTGGAAAAATTGTTGCATAACATCTGCACACTCTGCTGACAACACTCCTCGTCTAATAATTATGTTTGGGTGGAAAGGGTGGACTGGTGCAGGCGGCTTATCACTTGGTCCCGATCCAATTCCACCTTCACTTCCATTGGGAAAGAGCCTTCAAAAACATCACAAGCACAATAGATTTAATAGATGGAGAAAAAAGGGGATGATCATATGAAACACTTTCTTCTGAGAATATGAATTTGAGCTtgtaggccttgtttgatgaaggattatttgaattttccaAATAACTCCTTGGTCCCGTCATCAATCACTTTATTAACCAAAAACTGaattacccttactttattttttttataacattttaaatattaaatacaaatgttATTTTAGTCACTGAATCCAAAATAACcaaattttcatcaaacaaagtTTTCTTTAcaataaacaatataaaaaaagcTCTTACTATTATGTGTAAAGCATACCTTATCCAACTCCCATCCGCACCGACTAGCTTATTTGGTGCTCCCCACACAACCGTGTTCACTCTAGCTTGAAGTATAGCTCCGGCACACATTGGGCAGGGTTCAAGTGTCACATACAAGGTAGTATCCTTAGGGAGAGAAAAACATCCCACAAAGAAACAATGAATTTAAGTTATGAGTGgttcattaaaaaataacttctaCACAAAATGGACATAGGAGTTGGTTTATATGTTGTCCAATCAACAACATGAATTGTCACAAGAAATTTTCACTTCAGCAGAACATAAGGAACAGAATAAACAAACTCACAGCAAGTCTCCATGAGCGAAGTAGGTTAGAAGCCTCCCGGATGCAGATCATTTCAGCATGGGCTGTGGAGTCCCGCATTTCTTCCACTCTGAGATATATGAGAACATAAATTGCTCATCCTAAGACATAATTGGAAAATAGTCAGTTGAGTCTAAGAGTGTATATTATCTTACAGGTTGTATCCTCGAGCAATTATTTTTCCATGTTGTACAAGTACAGCACCTACAGGAACCTCCCACATGTCAGCAGCCTTATTTGCCTCCAAGAGAGCCTCGTTCATGAATAATTCATCAATTTTACGCTGCTCCCTTTCGATTTTATATGCTTCTTCCCACTCATCGAATCTATCCTTTGGGAATTGACTGGTTCTTTGAAGCTTTCTGCGTTTCAATTCTCCATCATTTTGATTAATCTCTGATACTGCATCTTTAACAGCGCCAGTTGGTTGCTCTAATTGCACCAATGATTCACTTGCAGATGTTGTAGTCTTCTCAGAAATTAAAAACTCGTCAGCTTTTTGAGATTTTCCCGTTTGTATAGGCTCAGAACTGGAAGGTTCCAACCCTACCATGGAAGTAGCAGTACTACTTTGATTTGTTTTCCCCAGAAGTCCGCCAGAATTTTCAGCGTGACTGGAACCTGAAGAAGAAGTGCCTTTGAGATGTGAACCACTTTCCAAAACACTCAGCAAAGCCGGAAGCTGCTGATTCGCCTGACTAGAATCAGAAGGTGTACTGCTTTTCAGCCTAACAAGATCTACGTCATTTTCATCTTGCTCGTGACCAGAGAACCACGTCTCACTGCTAGTAGATTGATTTGATGATTTCTTTCCACCAGATTTTTCTGTTGAGTTACGATTTTCAGTATGCGGGGACCACCTTAGCCTAACAACATCTGTAAGGATATTCCACAATGATCTACCTGTTCGCTTGCCAACAGAGCTTGTAGATGGAGTAGCAATCTCTGGCAAAACCATCTCTGAACGTTCCTCCAAAGATTCTGTCAAATTCCATATTTCATCAGAAGGCCCTTTTGACTTCAAGTCTACAGAGATCTTCTGATCAGAGGTTTTCTCATTCAATTCTGTTTCGCGAACTGTCTTCTGTTTCTGGCTTTTGGAAGAAGAGGCTTCATGCCACCCCTCTTCAATAAACTTTCCAATGACGTGCATGGATGATTTCTGTAAACGAACAACTGATTCCAATGCATCTCCATGAGAACTTGAATTTAAAGGCTCCCAATGACCCTTATCATTTCTGCTGCCTTCACCGTCAGTCCCTTGATCAACAACATTGCCACCCATCTCAAAGTCATGGGGTCTTGAAACCGACTGAGAAGGTGGAGGCACCACCATGGATTGTGAGATCTTACCTCTCATTGTTGCAGATAATTGTGAACTGGAGGATTCTTTAGAACTACCCTCTTTGAAACTCAACGATTTAGTGAGTTTCTGATCCTCCTCTCTTTCTGGTCCTACCTGAAGGGCTTCTTTATAAGTCCGATTATGTCTCTCGGAAGTTTCTCCAGTCAACTGCATAACTGTTGTTGAATGTGTTTCCTGACTGCTGATGTTAGTGACCTGAATATTGGTAGAATGAACCATTGACacattgttttcattttcagaTACTTTGTTGGAATGTATTTGGCCAATAACCTCTTGACCTGTTTGGACATGCTTTCCAGTTTTAGTAACCAAATCAGGGACAACCATGCTTGAAGTACTTTCCTGGGTCTTCACTCTAGTATCCGAAAGCCTCTTAGAACTAGATTTGTGATCTGTTCTATTGACATGTTCCTTGTGTAATTCAGTTAATGAATCTGTCTGTTTGGATTCCATTCGATCTGCTACAAATTGAcctttattatcatatatagaACTTGAAGCCAGTTCACCTCCTTGAATTCTTGATGCAGCTTCAGACATTTTTTCTGAGGTGGAAGTTCCtcctttgatttcttgaatttcTGATACTAGTTTGGATTGATGAGAGGTCCTTCTGATATCCCCTTTTCTACTATATGATTCTTGTTTTGTCTCCTGCGTAAAACTGGCAGCCAACTCACCTCCTTGAATTCTCGATTCAGCTTCAGACATTTTTTCTGAGGTGGAAGTTCCTTCTTTGATTCCTTGAATTTCTGATACTAGATTGGATTGATGAGAGGTCCTTCTGTTGTCCCCTTTTCTGCTATATGATTCTTGTTTTGTCTCCTGTGTAAAACTGGCAGCCAGT
It encodes the following:
- the LOC124925923 gene encoding tRNA(adenine(34)) deaminase, chloroplastic-like isoform X2; this encodes MQNYYINSTISLKWKDPLSFSLTDYDCILYHRYDRCLPFPSSLPSFCACCANSLYHRLPANPYFYHGLSRSTLIHCSATRKLTLGVGNRSYSSPASNITESCCCGHKCQCPLKERNLSVKAGGGGGGERRFRNMVSLAKEESRRSYDTEVILSLLTEEESGDEFYGSRERNRNRSSKVVAEKIKRRKDVVGSYRGKVENVGQNFLGSKSKGELESIRIRKKEEGCKLKEDIKRNEDEYHSHSKGHQNRREGSVCSSYYSCSSLDEFGSDNEDQKSEDAYDGEPLNKMSTESYEPVSYNAETMQNKEGQRGEFIRNGKAVESSYANESDWRKKSEKKFDDVSIEQNETKESCYRKASNSHKKSLDKEHNLNLGIHAEEQRKQYSWEDSQITGLKESRTNHQHFSEMEHFSEMEENRIMDSENTTYISGKRFSSREDSLGQQTKQESYSRKGDNKRISHQSKQVSEIQEIKGGTSTSEKRSEAASRIQGGELAASSIRETKQESYSRKGDNRRTSHQSKLVSEIQEIKGGTSTSEKMSEATSRIQGGELAVSSIQETKQELYSRKGDNRRTSQQSKLVSEIQEIKGGTSTSEKMSEATSRIQGGELAASSIQATKQESYSRKEDNRRTSHQSKLVSEIQEIKGGTSTSEKMSEAESRIQGGELAASFTQETKQESYSRKGDIRRTSHQSKLVSEIQEIKGGTSTSEKMSEAASRIQGGELASSSIYDNKGQFVADRMESKQTDSLTELHKEHVNRTDHKSSSKRLSDTRVKTQESTSSMVVPDLVTKTGKHVQTGQEVIGQIHSNKVSENENNVSMVHSTNIQVTNISSQETHSTTVMQLTGETSERHNRTYKEALQVGPEREEDQKLTKSLSFKEGSSKESSSSQLSATMRGKISQSMVVPPPSQSVSRPHDFEMGGNVVDQGTDGEGSRNDKGHWEPLNSSSHGDALESVVRLQKSSMHVIGKFIEEGWHEASSSKSQKQKTVRETELNEKTSDQKISVDLKSKGPSDEIWNLTESLEERSEMVLPEIATPSTSSVGKRTGRSLWNILTDVVRLRWSPHTENRNSTEKSGGKKSSNQSTSSETWFSGHEQDENDVDLVRLKSSTPSDSSQANQQLPALLSVLESGSHLKGTSSSGSSHAENSGGLLGKTNQSSTATSMVGLEPSSSEPIQTGKSQKADEFLISEKTTTSASESLVQLEQPTGAVKDAVSEINQNDGELKRRKLQRTSQFPKDRFDEWEEAYKIEREQRKIDELFMNEALLEANKAADMWEVPVGAVLVQHGKIIARGYNLVEEMRDSTAHAEMICIREASNLLRSWRLADTTLYVTLEPCPMCAGAILQARVNTVVWGAPNKLVGADGSWIRLFPNGSEGGIGSGPSDKPPAPVHPFHPNIIIRRGVLSAECADVMQQFFQLRRKNKEKKPETELENEQPTQPSHLTTTTTTRTHHHHPSKLFSKLHHTFHVLFCV
- the LOC124925923 gene encoding tRNA(adenine(34)) deaminase, chloroplastic-like isoform X1; this encodes MQNYYINSTISLKWKDPLSFSLTDYDCILYHRYDRCLPFPSSLPSFCACCANSLYHRLPANPYFYHGLSRSTLIHCSATRKLTLGVGNRSYSSPASNITESCCCGHKCQCPLKERNLSVKAGGGGGGERRFRNMVSLAKEESRRSYDTEVILSLLTEEESGDEFYGSRERNRNRSSKVVAEKIKRRKDVVGSYRGKVENVGQNFLGSKSKGELESIRIRKKEEGCKLKEDIKRNEDEYHSHSKGHQNRREGSVCSSYYSCSSLDEFGSDNEDQKSEDAYDGEPLNKMSTESYEPVSYNAETMQNKEGQRGEFIRNGKAVESSYANESDWRKKSEKKFDDVSIEQNETKESCYRKASNSHKKSLDKEHNLNLGIHAEEQRKQYSWEDSQITGLKESRTNHQHFSEMEHFSEMEENRIMDSENTTYISGKRFSSREDSLGQQTKQESYSRKGDNKRISHQSKQVSEIQEIKGGTSTSEKRSEAASRIQGGELAASSIRETKQESYSRKGDNRRTSHQSKLVSEIQEIKGGTSTSEKMSEATSRIQGGELAVSSIQETKQELYSRKGDNRRTSQQSKLVSEIQEIKGGTSTSEKMSEATSRIQGGELAASSIQATKQESYSRKEDNRRTSHQSKLVSEIQEIKGGELAASFTQETKQESYSRKGDNRRTSHQSNLVSEIQGIKEGTSTSEKMSEAESRIQGGELAASFTQETKQESYSRKGDIRRTSHQSKLVSEIQEIKGGTSTSEKMSEAASRIQGGELASSSIYDNKGQFVADRMESKQTDSLTELHKEHVNRTDHKSSSKRLSDTRVKTQESTSSMVVPDLVTKTGKHVQTGQEVIGQIHSNKVSENENNVSMVHSTNIQVTNISSQETHSTTVMQLTGETSERHNRTYKEALQVGPEREEDQKLTKSLSFKEGSSKESSSSQLSATMRGKISQSMVVPPPSQSVSRPHDFEMGGNVVDQGTDGEGSRNDKGHWEPLNSSSHGDALESVVRLQKSSMHVIGKFIEEGWHEASSSKSQKQKTVRETELNEKTSDQKISVDLKSKGPSDEIWNLTESLEERSEMVLPEIATPSTSSVGKRTGRSLWNILTDVVRLRWSPHTENRNSTEKSGGKKSSNQSTSSETWFSGHEQDENDVDLVRLKSSTPSDSSQANQQLPALLSVLESGSHLKGTSSSGSSHAENSGGLLGKTNQSSTATSMVGLEPSSSEPIQTGKSQKADEFLISEKTTTSASESLVQLEQPTGAVKDAVSEINQNDGELKRRKLQRTSQFPKDRFDEWEEAYKIEREQRKIDELFMNEALLEANKAADMWEVPVGAVLVQHGKIIARGYNLVEEMRDSTAHAEMICIREASNLLRSWRLADTTLYVTLEPCPMCAGAILQARVNTVVWGAPNKLVGADGSWIRLFPNGSEGGIGSGPSDKPPAPVHPFHPNIIIRRGVLSAECADVMQQFFQLRRKNKEKKPETELENEQPTQPSHLTTTTTTRTHHHHPSKLFSKLHHTFHVLFCV